Proteins encoded in a region of the Anopheles ziemanni chromosome 2, idAnoZiCoDA_A2_x.2, whole genome shotgun sequence genome:
- the LOC131281516 gene encoding signal-induced proliferation-associated 1-like protein 1, with amino-acid sequence MYHRTRASSVHYPIAKKTKDSSNGMINVTEVGGPPPHMNGGPVTVLPQMMPTPIIAGAGIAMMGHPQQQQQQQQQQQQGQPPQQRHVGGGGPHQLPPSGMHHPHPPGAIVSHPPGAPLVAAVGGGGPGVPPQARPSARERAMHAVEYYKSNVRRARVDAGLARNSLHERYSYVQRQMVAMGNGGGGIVPTKLSPHSHTDHLYRSNSSLELIHDHGSAGQDHLHPGGTNLRREYGSHGSIDVISSDRHAHHHHHHGGQGGAGPVSAATTGENFLTMLQEYQPFGLDASSLLYSLNKHHGHSHHTGGGGAVGVNGNGVTSGTASGAEDAVDRGGNASPKLRNKFHRLWGSSANAGGGSSSNGSSNGSSKQSRQSASAATAAATNGVSPAAASLDDSQLCMALNVSASSTTTTVSSADIEERQRRRAFAHFDCRSLTANLGYAAKLRGFLLERRRNTTTGASAAATYGTRSSTPDGESVDEDYGDGQQNELLENCPFFRNEIGGEEEREVSLTRMAGSGATTASSAALPPGQRRAIHRPALAYGVSVLECGANDTLWKGYTCPYQKGPRPIEQIDNGALYYRQYFFGQEHQNWFGMDEHLGPVAISIKREKLNPNPTQTLALHGSDVAPTTTHSNEQYLYRLIVRTSELLTLRGSVIEDSIPNARGTGKHVNTKEILEYVAPEVQINCLRLAVGTPQCEQQLLKLDEQGLTNKYKVGILYCRAGQASEEDMYNNEEAGPAFNEFLDTIGKRVRLKGFEHYKAGLDNKTDSTGTHSLYASHQDCEIMFHVSTMLPFTPNNRQQLLRKRHIGNDIVTIVFQEPGAAPFTPKNIRSQFQHVFIIVRAVNPCSEHTQYRVAVSRSKDVPVFGPPVRAGSHYPRGKQFAEFLLSKVINAENAAHRSVKFAMMAIRTRQEYLKDLATNYSTATVVDTGQRFSIFPSKKRERTSKPRFSGDLSQRGAFCWQVVLHDSGQSTQVDCFLGISAETFVLIEECTRQIIFVTPCKAILGWSTSQNSLRVYYHQGECVTLNMRDTGDRDEQLEVIERLRAVTNGCGALELSLRRNPMGQLGFHVQPDGVVTQVEISGQAWAAGLRQGYRLVEICKVAVATLSHDQMVDLLKTSAQVTVTVIESFADFTPRRGCTLQNCRFNSMNYESEYDSMLVEGGGGKNGSGGVGGSGSSKKVLPGGQLQSSASHRRRYERNFSPPRSSNSSGYGTGSSSRSFTAPVVNPGAGSGQPVTPVASGGGVEQQQQQQRYATDMGMGTLTSSSSGHSSNDERWYDVLDPPQEASSMMAPPPPPSDPAGNYHHPKLTASSNSLPLAGSTPRPLSLHNEVRNTSHQANGSAAGRSDTSANIALLKRLIIADAMGNGTDGGSMAHQQQHQQQQQHQSMGPPGNGHPEPLYSSSLKNLSNHHLSATEEEDLSRHNSPQLRRSATTTNIYGINGKKAPTSGSSASSSRNNSPRPNANGETKLRSGALKGGQHHPQRNSVNYTGSTLQEDLMKLINPDYIANDDNFNAGGMERMQKGHHNSHSLGNIAASLGGGLKPIPQKSRSREAMNHLGSNQQLSGAGGGGGAGLKLANGGINGGGSSSPASNGSNSNGGGGMASGEEDVIFTTARPATVISSTTSNSSSPASELLMGKHHLNEDHLKMSPSRKQQSPYTNGGGILKNGVPSPAQNGTATNGGGSGGGKIPLPDMKEMDWSSLVDTATKAMTQFSETVAKSQHPGSNVYYDDISQVLNGVHHHQQQQQQQQQQQQAQQMQQHQTQQLQQMAPGATNGGGIPNGVASGSSISGTGSSIGSGADLSSTPSSASPVSTGSSSAQHQVLMALQNSSSLPELQSQVSQLSDRVLREQRRRRSLEHAVRRLTEENRRLQDESQAAVQQLRRFTEWFFQTIDRQS; translated from the exons GACTCTAGCAATGGGATGATAAACGTGACGGAGGTTGGAGGACCACCACCTCACATGAACGGCGGACCTGTTACTGTCCTTCCCCAGATGATGCCAACGCCGATCATTGCCGGTGCCGGCATTGCAATGATGGGACacccacagcagcagcaacaacaacaacaacaacaacagcagggaCAACCGCCACAACAACGccatgttggtggtggtgggccaCATCAACTGCCTCCCTCGGGTATGCATCATCCTCATCCACCCGGTGCAATAGTGTCCCATCCTCCGGGAGCACCATTAGTGGCGGCcgtaggaggaggaggaccgGGTGTGCCACCCCAGGCACGTCCATCGGCTCGCGAACGCGCGATGCACGCCGTTGAGTACTACAAAAGCAACGTCCGCAGGGCGCGGGTCGATGCCGGGCTCGCTCGAAACTCGCTCCACGAACGTTACTCGTACGTGCAGCGGCAGATGGTCGCAATGGGAAATGGCGGCGGTGGAATCGTACCGACCAAACTGTCCCCACACAGCCACACCGACCATCTGTACCGGAGCAATTCGAGCTTGGAGCTGATCCACGATCATGGAAGCGCCGGGCAGGATCATCTGCATCCGGGTGGGACGAATCTCCGCCGAGAGTACGGCAGCCACGGCTCGATCGATGTGATATCGTCCGATCGTCAcgcgcatcatcatcaccaccatggAGGCCAGGGTGGAGCGGGTCCCGTTTCGGCGGCAACAACCGGCGAGAACTTCCTCACCATGCTCCAGGAGTACCAACCGTTCGGGTTGGATGCTTCCTCGCTGCTGTACTCGCTGAACAAACACCACGGCCACAGTCATCACACGGGTGGAGGAGGAGCGGTGGGTGTGAACGGGAATGGTGTCACTTCCGGTACCGCCAGTGGAGCAGAGGACGCCGTCGATCGGGGTGGAAATGCGAGTCCAAAGTTGCGCAATAAGTTTCACCGTCTGTGGGGCTCGAGTGCTAATGCCGGCGgtggaagcagcagcaacggttCATCGAACGGTTCGAGCAAACAGTCCCGCCAATCGGCCTCGGCGGCAACCGCGGCGGCTACCAATGGCGTTTCACCTGCGGCGGCCTCGTTGGATGATAGTCAGTTGTGTATGGCGTTGAATGTGAGCGCCAGCTCCACAACGACCACCGTTTCATCGGCGGACATTGAGGAGCGCCAACGGAGGCGTGCCTTTGCTCACTTCGATTGCCGCTCGTTGACGGCGAACCTGGGGTATGCGGCGAAGCTGCGAGGTTTCTTGCTCGAGCGGCGACGCAACACGACGACCGGTGCGTCGGCGGCGGCCACGTATGGGACGCGCTCGTCCACCCCGGACGGGGAAAGCGTGGACGAGGATTACGGTGACGGGCAGCAGAACGAACTGTTGGAGAATTGTCCTTTCTTCAGGAACGAAATCGGTGGTGAGGAGGAGCGTGAGGTGAGCTTGACGAGAATGGCAGGGTCGGGAGCGACAACAGCATCGTCGGCGGCGTTACCACCCGGTCAACGAAGGGCGATCCATCGTCCGGCACTTGCGTACGGTGTATCCGTGCTGGAGTGTGGCGCCAACGATACGCTGTGGAAGGGCTACACTTGCCCGTATCAGAAAGGACCCCGACCGATCGAACAGATCGACAACGGGGCGCTCTACTACCGGCAGTACTTCTTCGGCCAGGAGCATCAGAACTGGTTCGGTATGGACGAGCATCTGGGCCCGGTCGCGATCTCGATCAAGCGCGAAAAACTCAACCCAAACCCAACGCAAACGCTCGCCCTGCACGGCTCGGATGTGGCCCCGACGACCACGCACTCGAACGAGCAGTACCTGTACCGGCTGATCGTGCGCACCTCGGAGCTGCTGACGCTGCGCGGTTCGGTCATCGAGGACTCGATACCGAACGCGCGCGGTACCGGCAAGCACGTCAATACCAAAGAAATTCTCGAGTACGTGGCGCCAGAAGTACAAATCAACTGCCTCCGGCTGGCGGTCGGTACGCCCCAGTGCGAGCAGCAGCTGCTCAAGCTCGACGAGCAGGGCCTCACGAACAAGTACAAGGTGGGCATTCTGTACTGTCGGGCTGGGCAGGCGTCCGAGGAGGATATGTACAACAACGAGGAGGCTGGGCCGGCGTTCAACGAGTTTCTCGACACGATCGGCAAGCGCGTCCGGCTGAAGGGCTTCGAGCACTACAAGGCGGGCCTGGACAACAAGACCGACTCGACCGGGACGCACTCGCTGTACGCGTCGCACCAGGACTGCGAGATCATGTTCCACGTGTCGACGATGCTGCCCTTCACGCCGAACAACCGGCAGCAGCTACTGCGCAAGCGTCACATCGGCAACGACATCGTGACGATCGTGTTCCAGGAACCCGGTGCGGCCCCCTTCACGCCGAAAAACATCCGGAGCCAGTTCCAGCACGTGTTTATTATTGTTCGCGCGGTCAACCCCTGTTCCGAGCACACTCAGTACCGGGTAGCCGTGTCTCGCTCGAAGGATGTACCGGTGTTTGGACCGCCGGTACGTGCCGGTTCGCACTACCCAAGGGGCAAGCAGTTTGCCGAGTTTCTCCTGTCGAAGGTAATCAACGCGGAAAATGCGGCCCATCGATCGGTGAAGTTTGCGATGATGGCTATTCGGACGCGCCAGGAGTACCTTAAAGACCTGGCCACTAACTACAGCACGGCGACTGTGGTCGACACCGGACAACGATTCTCGATCTTCCCGAGCAAAAAACGGGAGCGCACGAGTAAACCGCGCTTCTCCGGTGATCTGTCCCAGCGGGGAGCGTTCTGTTGGCAAGTGGTCCTGCACGACAGTGGCCAATCGACACAGGTCGACTGCTTCCTTGGCATCTCGGCGGAAACGTTCGTACTGATCGAAGAGTGTACCCGACAGATAATCTTCGTGACACCGTGCAAGGCAATCCTCGGTTGGTCGACGAGTCAGAACTCATTGCGGGTGTACTACCATCAAGGCGAGTGCGTGACGTTAAACATGCGCGATACGGGCGACCGAGACGAGCAGCTGGAGGTGATCGAGCGGCTACGGGCGGTGACGAATGGATGCGGTGCGCTCGAGCTGAGCCTACGCCGGAATCCGATGGGTCAGCTTGGGTTCCACGTGCAACCGGACGGCGTTGTGACGCAGGTGGAAATCTCTGGCCAGGCGTGGGCGGCCGGGCTGAGGCAAGGCTACCGATTGGTGGAGATTTGCAAGGTGGCGGTGGCGACCCTGTCGCACGATCAGATGGTGGATCTACTGAAGACCTCGGCGCAGGTGACGGTAACGGTGATCGAGTCGTTTGCCGACTTTACGCCTCGGCGTGGATGCACACTGCAAAACTGTCGCTTCAATTCGATGAACTACGAAAGCGAGTATGACAGCATGCTGGTGGAAGGTGGTGGCGGAAAGAATGGTAGCGGTGGTGTCGGCGGAAGTGGTAGCAGTAAGAAGGTGCTACCCGGGGGACAGCTTCAATCATCGGCAAGCCACCGACGTCGATACGAGCGGAATTTTTCTCCACCACGATCGAGCAATAGCTCGGGATACGGAACTGGTAGCAGCAGTCGTTCTTTTACGGCGCCCGTGGTAAACCCTGGTGCTGGCAGTGGCCAACCTGTTACCCCCGTCGCTTCCGGCGGTGGTgtcgaacagcagcagcagcagcagcgttaCGCGACGGACATGGGGATGGGCACGTTAACCTCTTCTTCAAGTGGACATTCGTCGAACGATGAACGTTGGTACGATGTGCTGGATCCGCCCCAGGAAGCGTCTTCAATGATggctccaccaccgccaccatcggATCCCGCCGGTAACTACCATCATCCAAAGTTGACCGCTTCGAGCAACTCTCTACCATTGGCGGGTTCTACTCCGAGGCCACTATCCCTTCACAACGAAGTTCGAAATACATCACACCAGGCGAACGGATCGGCCGCAGGTCGATCGGATACATCGGCCAACATTGCTCTGCTGAAGCGGCTGATTATTGCTGATGCAATGGGAAACGGTACCGATGGAGGATCAATggcacaccaacaacaacaccaacaacagcagcagcatcaatcGATGGGTCCGCCAGGAAATGGCCACCCAGAACCCCTGTACAGTAGTTCGCTAAAGAACCTCTCCAACCACCATCTGAGTGCGACGGAGGAGGAAGATCTCTCTCGACACAATTCACCACAGCTGCGGCGATCGGCCACCACGACGAACATTTACGGGATCAACGGCAAGAAGGCTCCCACCTCGGGAAGTAGTGCATCTAGTAGTCGAAACAATAGCCCACGACCGAACGCGAACGGGGAAACGAAGCTGCGAAGTGGAGCCTTGAAAGGTGGCCAGCATCATCCGCAGCGAAACAGCGTCAACTATACGGGCAGCACGCTGCAGGAGGATTTGATGAAGCTGATCAACCCGGACTACATTGCAAACGATGACAACTTTAACGCCGGCGGTATGGAGCGCATGCAGAAGGGTCATCATAACAGTCACAGTTTGGGCAACATCGCCGCCAGCTTGGGCGGTGGACTGAAACCGATTCCCCAGAAGAGTCGCTCACGGGAAGCAATGAATCATCTCGGTTCGAATCAGCAACTATCGGGagctggcggtggtggtggtgccggaCTGAAGCTTGCCAATGGTGGCATAAATGGAGGAGGTTCCAGCAGCCCTGCCAGCAACGGTAGCAACAgtaacggtggtggtgggatggCATCGGGTGAAGAGGATGTAATCTTCACCACGGCTCGCCCAGCAACTGTGATCTCGTCGACGACATCGAATAGCTCCAGTCCGGCCAGTGAGCTTCTAATGGGGAAGCACCATCTCAACGAGGATCACCTGAAAATGTCCCCGAGTCGGAAGCAACAATCTCCATATACTAACGGTGGTGGTATACTGAAGAACGGTGTGCCATCACCAGCCCAGAATGGAACGGCGACGAATGGTGGCGGCagtggtggtgggaaaattccGCTACCCGATATGAAGGAGATGGACTGGAGCAGTTTAGTCGATACGGCAACCAAAGCAATGACACAG ttttccgAAACCGTGGCCAAATCGCAACATCCCGGAAGTAACGTTTACTACGACGACATCAGTCAAGTGTTGAACGGggtccatcatcatcaacagcagcagcagcagcaacagcagcaacagcaagcgCAACAGATGCAACAACATCAAACTCAACAGCTACAGCAGATGGCTCCGGGTGCGACGAACGGCGGTGGTATCCCGAACGGAGTTGCTTCCGGTAGCAGCATCAGTGGGACGGGCAGCAGCATCGGAAGCGGTGCTGATCTTTCCTCCACCCCCAGCTCTGCTTCGCCCGTGTCAACAGGCAGTAGCAGTGCTCAGCATCAGGTCCTAATGGCCCTCCAGAACAGCTCCAGCCTACCGGAACTGCAAAGCCAAGTGAGCCAACTGTCGGACCGGGTGCTGCGCGAACAGCGGCGCCGTCGATCGCTCGAACACGCCGTCCGGCGACTGACGGAGGAAAATCGGCGCCTGCAGGACGAAAGCCAGGCGGCCGTGCAGCAACTGAGACGGTTTACCGAGTGGTTCTTCCAGACTATTGACCGTCAATCCTGA